The region gatttttgaaaataaactcgtgccacttagctcgtcaagcatatcatccaatcgtggtataggatgatgatacttgatagttattttgtttatagcacggcagtccacgcacatcctccacgttccatccttcttcggaactagtaaaacaggcacggcgcatggactaaggctttcacgcacatagcccttttcaaggagttcatttacttgcttttgtaattctttcgtctcttcaggattgctccggtaagcaggtcggtttggaattgcgGCTCCCGGTACAAGATCGATTTGGTattcaattccacgaataggtggtaacccacacgggatttcttccgggaatacgtcttgaaattcctgcaacacagacaaaatagaagaaggcaagttgtcatcaaattcgttagtgccaagcaagctctccttgtacaaaagaaccaacaatggttgtttcaatagcatcgattttcgaacttccctctcttttacaaacaaattctttttttcaatctcatcactcatttctttttcttttgaatcactctttctttttttatcactcatctttttgattttcttcttttcttcactcttttctttattcttttcattttttgctctctctcgatttcttttgatttttcaatcgaactcctcattttgagttgatcttcgtacgcttgtttcggtgataacggagctagagtcaccattcgtcccatatgtttgaaagagaatcgatttgtgAAACCATAatgaattgctcgcttgtcgaattgccacggacgtcccaaaagaagatgccccgcatgcatcggtacaacgtcgcacatcatttcatcttgatattttccgattgtcaatgaaatgagcacttgttttgttaccttcaattctccaccatcgttaagccattggagtttatacggatggggatgtttggtggtggccaatccgagtttctccaccatcaacgtactagccacatttgtacaacttcccccatcgattatcacgcaacaaatcttaccttgcacttgacatcgcgtatggaagatgttttcgcgttgttgatcattttcgaaccttgcaaagtgagacttcttttcacaaccaagatttctccattctcggcttgttcgatgtcttcctcttctttgagttgttcaacagcctcattctcttgttcactttcagattcaatttctccatcatctcgaacaaacatcgcatttcggttcgggcattggcttgcgatgtggccccttccaagacatttgaagcatttaatgtctcgggatctatttggttgggcatccatctttcctttactcgattcggcaatcggtttgttgagtttggtagctccacttacttctttattttgactcggcaagtctcgtttgttggacccttgcccctacttagtcgtagaagaagtattaaggaaagaacggaacgtaccttttctctttaattgtttttcaacctttatggccatatggacgttatcaatgacctcgacataatggtgtagctccacaatatttgcaatatctcggttaaggccggtgagaaatcgagccatggtggcttctcgatcttcctccacatcggcgcggatcatggccacttccatttccttgtagtaatcctccacgcttcgttggccttgagttaagctttggagcttttgaaacaactcccggtgatagtaagcaggaatgaatcgctttctcattatggctttcatttccgcccatgtagacacggaacgttcgccattgcgtcttcggctcaacgtgagttgatcccaccatattattgcatattcggagaattctatagcagctaactttaccttcttgctttccgagtaattgtggtactcgaaaactaactccaccttcttctcccattcaagataggcctcgggatccgaccttccttgaaaagcaggaatctccattttaatgttttttaaatcatcatcggtcctctctcgatctcttgctccccgtgctcgttggccttgtcgccttgcactttgtcgcgaagctcgatcactttcaacgtcacttgcttcatatagatcatttgcatgttgccatggatgttctcgctctcttctcggaataggaggggtgttcgcacgttggcttcgttcctccatttgttccattcgttcatgaagggaatcaaattgaggttggaacaaacgagaaatttctcgcacgattgcttgaacttgtagatcgggcactccgcctccgggaacgtttctccttggttgaagattaactcctccaccagcggcattcgaggctcctccacttgttgctcgtcgttctgggctccttgacatgatgattaaaattaagaaaatatcctcactacaaaaaaaaaaacctcacaattcactcacaagaaaagaattcactcctctcgtgtttcactctattttcggcttttatcttgatgtactctcttgccttttacctctcaaatccaactctcgatattctgaaaagctacttagatttatccacacttgtgggtcggcttcaaggggtttgcaagggaaagtcgtatggtttagggtaggctcgaaagaaagaaaggcttaagatgtggcgtataaaatggattcactaattgggaattttttttatagcgtgaaaattcactaaaatgggtataaaggagtgtataatgtgattttagaaaaaattttgttgaagtgtctccagactcttttttttttacggatctttcacgttcttttcgtccgcacttagaccgtatgcaattttttttcaaattttttttttcaatttttttttctcgatttttttttcgatttttttttgaatctacaatttacgtacctaaattaactagctctgataccaactgatacgagctcatttcgtatgaaataacgagtcgtaatatttcccaatcgaaattaggtagtgtcggccttgaaataaattcaagtcttggtgtttaaaattaaatggctttgggaaacaagggagtttgatggagtgttgtgttgtttgctggatatttcaatgaaaacaagtcgaacccttattagcaaataaggacccggggcttaaggtttcaaagaaagaaaggatttgggataaaaccgagaccctctatttagcaaaataggaacctacggtatgaagaacgccacaccaatggtgataagttcgaaacaaagtcagattgatgccacttgttgaagataagtcaattagagctttggagaataaagagagtgaattgcctcactaaaaatgatatttcattcagaaatttgtcaaaagtccttttacaagaaattgagcaactatttatagtctaatgtctagtagccgaatggacatattctagacttaatttctaagcaaaaattgaacaaaaattcagcttaaattcacgtatatgcttgcatcaaggttcggctgaatagagaccaaggaagagctttgaagtgtgaacatggctgaaccgaatagacatagtgtgaacagcttttatacgcccttgggaagagaattggccaagcttgaaaggatgaaaaacttgatcactcttggccgaatagttgccttgaagaacaccaaaattaatcagcttttaatgcattagttcagctgcacatgcatcttcaaattcattgaatctccatgcatgaatctgtctaattcatctccaaattcggctgcacctaaaaataaacatgaacttaattaatttcaagcaaattcatctgaactaaattaaaatataatgtgaacatcctaaataacattgagacaacttaaatattaacaaatcataacacataaattcggctagacaaatttaaaacatgtaataatttagacaaactaaatgacatcaagacatctttaatttaactaaatcaagacatattaaacacttaaattaattaagacatatttaaaagctgtaatgaaacttatttaaatgtttatttaaatggtctaaattccagtcatcaaattaattagctagaacaaaattcagcttcaaagaagtggaatatgttcagctcatttttaaactccttgctatcattttcctcaacccgttccaccattgctaaaatagcatctttgaatcgtttagctctagctcgtgttattggaccaatgggcagcttaatggcttcttgatcgttctccatttggttcgtaggcaagctcacatcacatccacatgtgggaacacaattaatgaggattcatgaacatttctggttcaatgtatgttcgggtacatgcatgactacctacaacgaatggttgccttaaagatgatgcatgaatgatttaatacaatgaatggaagaatgcatgaatattcacttacatgcatcggttgctgtctattgatctcctaagtacctattcgaccaaaaggcatctcttggagtgtccattcacaccttggccgaacccagacatgtccattgctctcccatacattcaccaagccttcaagttcatttccttagccatgaagctacccattgaagtaccattcagccgaatttggacatagcctttaaagatacatttctagattagtttaattcaattaaagccgaatttacttagtctatgtggctatctaatgtaatctataaatagttcttttctctttgtaaaaaggttagacatttctgattattaaacttattgtgaggttacctccaatccaatttcgtttgagtctcgtctgacttatctagctcgctagtggcgtcaacccgactttttaaacttatcaccatcctggtgtggtgttcatccacctttttatacctttggttcctacctctctataggtaacgggtcaaggtccatctttgacaatccatttaatccaccttgagcaatataagtcccggggcaatacttcatatagtattgaatcgttcttcgcttgagctctatttttccattccattttaactattaaattataaacaatatttctttatttcaccgagcctatcaaatatctatccaaaccatctttagaacccattttctcaacttccgctataaaaatcatccaactccatctatctacaaaattgaacaaacttctcgtcgacgatcgggcaacttaagtgaactcgactccatcaaccaagccggatcacatcatttggtatcagagcttgaaAAAGAGGAGTACCAAAGATTAAAGAATTCAAATTAGGTtcgtgaattgaaaaaaaattgtgcaaaaaaaaaattcgtgcATAAAAAAAAGAGGTTGTATTTGTTTATATTTGTATTCAACTTATTGtaattgaaaagttataaaaaaaaggaagaagagagttcgagttaaaaaaaaaagaaggtatcGAAATTTTATGCTTGCAAGTACCGATCTCAAGAAATTTTCTATCTTTCTTGTCCTACcctcccaacgccacacttagccttgattttattttgtttagcctaccctacacccacatcattcctttgtaacctattttgaaatcGACCCTCAAGCAgtaaattaagtctatcgagacgaattacgaaattgtgagacgaggtcgagaggtaaaaggcacgtgtgttttacatcaaagaaaaagcctagaagagtgtaaacacgagtgtgtGCGACAAATATTTTCTTTCTGAGTGAACTGTGAGTTTTTGTAAGTGAGGAAAATTTTACTTATGTCTAGaagttttaatgaaaatatggcAGAAAGACAACCCATACGAAATGTGCCAGATTTAAATATGCAAGCAATGTTGCGCGAGTTTGAACGATGATTTGATCAAAAATTGGAACCAATTCAAGATCGTCTTGATCAAGTGGAAATGAGAGGCCGCCGAGGAAGGACTCCTTTAAGTCCACCTAGAAATCGAAATCGAAGACAATTTCAAGACAATGAAGTTTCTGAACCAAGTGGGGCTGAAAGTTATCAAGGTTCAAACGTTAGTGAACGAAGGAGAGGTCGACGACATCATGGATCACGAGAACAAGAAAGGTATGATGACCATCTTAAAAGTATTAAACTAACTATTCCTCCTTTCCATGAACGTTCAGATCCGGAAGCTTATTTGGAATGGGAGAAGAAAATTGAGTTAGTGTTTGAGCGCCACAATTATTCCGAGGCAAAGAAGGTTAAATTGGCAGCCATTGAATTTTTAGATTATGCAATGATTTGGTGGGACCAATTTGTCACGAGTCGAAggcgaaatggcgagcgtcctatcACCACTTGGACCGAGATGAAAGCTGTGATGCGGCGAAGGTTTATTCCTTCATATTATcatcgggagttgtatcaaaagctccaaaatcTCACCCAAGGAACCAAAAGTGTGGAGGATTATTACAAGGAGATGGAGATCGCTATGATTCGCACTGATGTACAAGAAGATCGTGAGGCCACTATGGCGCGATTCTTGGCTGGACTTAATCGGGAAATAGCTAACATcgttgagttgcaacactacgtgGAAATCGTAGATATGGTGCACATGGCTATCAAAGTCGAGAAGCAAATCAAAAAGAAAGGTTCTGCTCGAGGCTATTCTTATTCCAATACATCTAAATGGAACCAAGGTTCGAGTAAGAGTGCTTCTACTAATCCAATAAAGGAGCCAACAACACCACCAAAAACACTTAAGCCAATTgctgaatctagcaaaggtaagtCTGTGGATAATTTCCAAAATCGATCAAGAGATATAAAATGTTTTAGGTGTCTCGGAAGAGGACATGTGGCCAGCCAATGCCCAAATCAGAATGCCATGATTATGAGGCCAAATGGTGATATCGAATCGGAGGAGGAGATAgacaaaaatgaagaagaagttgAAATTCCTTCCGATAATGAAGAAGAAATAGCATTTGCTATTGAAGGTGAAATGCTTGTGGTAAAAAGAAATCTTAGTGTCCAAACTTCCGTGGATAAACTACAACGTGAGAATTTATTCCATACGCGTGGACTTGTCAAAGAAAGGGTTTGTAGTATCGTGATTGATGGTGGAAGTTGCACTAACGTCGCAAGCACATACATGGTGGACAAACTTGCTTTGCCAACTATCAAGCATCCAAGTCCTTATAAAttgcaatggctcaatgaaggggTCGAATTGAAGGTGACCAAGCAAGCCAAGATTTCTTTCTCTATTGGGAACTACCATGATGAAGTATTATGTGATGTTGTACCCTTGCATGCGGGTCATATTTTACTCGGAAGGCCATGGCAATTTGACCGTCGAGTCAAACATGACGGTTTTGCTAATCAATATTCGTTTCAACATAAGGGTAAAAATGTTACTTTGGTACCCTTGTCCCCGCAACAAGTCATGGAAGATCAACAACATCTTAAGCGATCCATGGAACAAGCCAAAGAAAAAAAGAGCATTGAAAAGgaagatgagaaagagaaaaaatagaaaaacaaaaagaaacaaaaaaaattataaaaaaatgagagtgttgaaaaagaaaaagaaatcacaaGAAAggtgagtgagaaaaagaaaagagaattaaATAACCATTGTCTCCTTGTTACTCCATTTCAGGTTAATTCAAAGAAGGAGCTCCAATTGCAATACAAGTCTGAAGGAAGAAGGTTTGtgatgattgaaaaaggtaaaatcgatcTTCAATTCCCAATTCCTAAAGGTGGACaaggtatgaattctgatgttatgcgatcatcttttcttaagtcgaatgtaaatgaaatttttgaagacaccttgaATGCTAAAAATCGCTTGAATCCTATTGTGGTTAATTGTTtgattttgtttgatgatgatatatccattttgagtaatgataagaagatttttTTCTTTGTAAAATGTGATGAAGTCGTTGTTGAGAACAaaaccaaacgacaattgcgagtgtCAAACATGCAACATCATGagtcatatgaaacttttcatttgc is a window of Gossypium hirsutum isolate 1008001.06 chromosome D08, Gossypium_hirsutum_v2.1, whole genome shotgun sequence DNA encoding:
- the LOC107944691 gene encoding uncharacterized protein, with the translated sequence MRGRRGRTPLSPPRNRNRRQFQDNEVSEPSGAESYQGSNVSERRRGRRHHGSREQERYDDHLKSIKLTIPPFHERSDPEAYLEWEKKIELVFERHNYSEAKKVKLAAIEFLDYAMIWWDQFVTSRRRNGERPITTWTEMKAVMRRRFIPSYYHRELYQKLQNLTQGTKSVEDYYKEMEIAMIRTDVQEDREATMARFLAGLNREIANIVELQHYVEIVDMVHMAIKVEKQIKKKGSARGYSYSNTSKWNQGSSKSASTNPIKEPTTPPKTLKPIAESSKGKSVDNFQNRSRDIKCFRCLGRGHVASQCPNQNAMIMRPNGDIESEEEIDKNEEEVEIPSDNEEEIAFAIEGEMLVVKRNLSVQTSVDKLQRENLFHTRGLVKERVCSIVIDGGSCTNVASTYMVDKLALPTIKHPSPYKLQWLNEGVELKVTKQAKISFSIGNYHDEVLCDVVPLHAGHILLGRPWQFDRRVKHDGFANQYSFQHKGKNVTLVPLSPQQVMEDQQHLKRSMEQAKEKKSIEKEDEKEKK